The following is a genomic window from Epinephelus moara isolate mb chromosome 17, YSFRI_EMoa_1.0, whole genome shotgun sequence.
GTCCgttttcctttgtttctttctgttttacGTCATTTATATCAAACCATCTATGTCTGATATTCAACTTTGCTCCTTTGTTCATCCAGTGATGCTTGAGTTCACTCTGCTAAATACTCAGAAGAGTGGTAAGTGACATGTACAAGtttttaaagaatttttttCTCCTCGGTCTCTCCATTGACAGACCAAAGTTTTACATTGACTTAAACCGTTtaaatctgtctgtctctatgatGTCATTTAGGTTTGTACAGTGTTGTTTAATGTTGTATTTcgtaaaatgttcagtttaacATAAATGCACACTTTGCCAGCTAATACCAGAACGTATCTTGCAAATCTGTCACAAGGTGGAAGCACCGACAATGACTCTGGAAATTCTGTTTTAACATAAACATCATATTTATCCagttctgatttttttccctgGTTTCAGATGCAGTTCTTCTGCGCGTCACTCCAGACAGATTGCAGCACTTTAAATCTGACGCTGTGTCTTTTGACTGTGAGGGCTCTGATGGCTCGACTCGACTGAGAATGATCACAAATACTGTGGAGTATGGTGCGGATTGTAAAGTTGAGAGGACGCCAACAGGGTCCTCCTGCACCATTCAGAGAGCTTCTCCAGCCGACAGTGGAGAATACTGGTGTGAGactgaaggaggagagagaagcaaCAGTGTCAACATCTCTGTCACTGGTAAGGAAAAGATTTTGCGAGAAGTATTTGCTTTATATGACATTATCTTCTGAACTAAAATGAAATCATGTTGAGCTCAGAGGAGAGACTGATATCACCCCTAAAAGTGAAGAAACAAGTGTATTTCATCAGATTCAGCTGGTTCAGTGATCCTGGAGAGTCCTGTCCTCCCTGTGGAAGAAGGCAACGGCGTGACTCTGACCTGCAGGAAGAAGAAAACTTCCTCTAACCTGACAGCTGGTTTCTATAAAGATGGCCTCCTCATCAGGAGCAGCTCTACAGGAGAGATGACCATCCACAGTGTTTCCAAGTCTGATGAAGGACTCTACAAGTGTCACATCTCTGGAGCTGGAGGATCACCAGAGAGCTGGATGGCTGTCGGAGGTGAGACATGACACTGTTAATACTGAAAGTAACTAGAATCAAATTATCTGTCTGCAGTGTTATTAATTGATGTTTTCTTACTATATGATCTACTGATGGTTCTTTGAAGAGCAGAACACAAACCCAACAGTTTTTTAATTTGAGCCAGAGTGAAGCTAAATCATGGCGTCACTGACAGCCTGTAACATACTGTTAATACTGTCATGGGTCTTCTCCTCTCAGTGACTGTTTTTACTAATTTAATGCTtaatgctgtgctgctgcttcagGTGGGGAGACGGTGTCAGGAGTCCAACCTCTCTATGTTCATACTTGCAGTAACTTTCTCACACAGAAAGAGGTTAAAACCACAGAGGCACTGATGCGTAAACTATTTTTAATGGGCCAGTTGTCAGAGTTCTCACTGTATGCTGGTTTTGTGTTTAGTTTAGACTCGGCAGATGCCGGTGATAATTTGAGCCTCTCAGACACAAATGAGAAAATGTGTATATATGAAAGAGGTGAGCAGGAGGCTCTGTAGAAACAGCAATGGTTAGCACATGTCAATAACTTAAAGTTAAAGGCAAACCTTTGTTGTTCAGATGGTTCAGTGATCCTGGAGAGTCCTGTCCTCCCTGTGGAAGAAGGCAACAACGTGACTCTGACCTGCAGGAAGAAGATGTCTTCTTTACAGCTGACAGCTGATTTCTACAAAGATGGCGTCCTCATCAGGAGCAGCTCTACAGGAGAGATGACCATCCACAGTGTTTCCAAGTCTGATGAAGGACTCTACAAGTGTCACATCTCTGGAGCTGGAGGATCACCAGAGAGCTGGATGGCTGTCAGAGGTGAGactatttaaaatacaaatatctGCAGTGTTCAACTTGTGTTCCAGTAGCTCTCAGAGACAACCTGTTACATACTGTTCATACTGTCATGATGTTACAGTAGATATGTTCTCTTCATACCTGTCAAGTCTCCTGTTTTGGCTGGGAAACTACCGTATTTTACCCCTCTTTCCCGCTGTCCTCCCGTATTAGTATTTTCCCGTAAATCTCCCgaattataatataattaaaaaaaaaacaaaaaaaacatttctctgcctctccaaactgaactCTGTCACTAGCCTCACGACAACTGCCACCCGCAGTAGCCTGGGTGGCGggttttgctatgggcaatgtgggtgatcgcccagggcgcaatctatgtgagggccctccaaaaaaaaaaaaaaaaaaactcaccagttttctagactaccgctcatttccacgtcaagttagtggagtgggcgctggggcacccctattatcacgtttcaaccagcagcagaaaggaaaggccAATCCTGGTGGCTGTGGGATGAacggggtcacagacaggaatacggcggaggaTCATAGTcctctgcggcgcaagataacggcttaccgttACCGttacagagaagtccgactccaggtccagtaatttcctcttttgttggtgtcatgactgcccagtagtacctggacaaccgagccgtggcggcacacaggtatgtggcgtcagaggagaaacgagccgttcacatttctgtttttgtggcaggtaacggtccacaaacctcaccgcactttagggactgggGGGGCGCTGAGGGATGGTGCGGCCAGGGCGTAAAAATAGCTAGGACCACTTCTGTGTACACCTGTCTTAAAATGTAAGGGATACTGGAGCTTGGTTGGGGTGGTGGGACGGCTCGCCGCGGGCGCCGGaaaatttcccttattttcaaatccaaaacttgAGGTATGGTTCTCTTGTCTCTGCAGCTCATCACAGAGAGACTTGTCCCTCCTCAGACCTCTTCATACATGTCGTCCTCGTCTTAAGGACGGTGTTCACCATAGTGATggtgcctctgctgctgctgctggtgggaCTGCTGCACTGTGGGAAACTCAGAGTTACAGTTGCACAAACATAACTGATACTCATGTATAAAGGTAACATGTCAAGGTAATGAAGCAGAGAACCTCCCATCATGCTTTGGGTCTGGAAAACCTGGCAGAACAGAAAACAATCTTTAAAAAGTGATCACTGAGATTGTTTAACATTGTATTTCCATCTGTTTTTACCACCTCTGTTTAAGAAGTCATGTTTAACTGTGAGGTGTCAAACTCCTCTTCATCACATGTTGAtacctgcagcagctgtgagACTTTCTCACACAGAACAAGGTTCAAAACCACAGACAGTCTTTTGAAGAGCTGAAAGGTTTCTCAGCATATGtagttctgtgttttattttagacTTGGCAGATGCTGCTGATAATTTCAGCTTCTTAGACACAAACCACACAAGAacatgtaaatatgtgtgtagaGGAGGTggttatctatctatctgtctgtctgtctgtctatctatctaaacAGGTGTAGTTTAGTTACACATGTTTCACATGTAAAATCTGtctcacaagaaaaaaaaacattttccaggttaaaaatgattttatataTTTCACCTGAGATATTATCAGATCCTTCATACAGATTAAACACGTGCTGGATTTAGcacaacaaaataacacaagaaaagaaatgtgtgtgttgctgagtTGTTCgcagactgctgcagctgcttctgcaggattacaaaaaaaataataatttaaagggACACCAGACAAAGAGGCAAACTGCAGCCAAAGACTTGACTctacaaagacaaataaaaaaatcacctgtttatttttggtaaaCTCCATTGAAGAAAGAAGTCAGTGAATAGCATAAGAAAAGAATATGTGAcattactcttttttttccccaaagtaCAAATATGACTCTGTAAATACAAAATGATTTCttgaacaaacaaaataaaaacatttttgaaagttGATATTTCTTTAAGCAAATATTCTTTAAATGTTCATCAGTATCAtgactttgaaataaaaataaataaaatacaaaatcaaacatgatttttttggctttttatcTGTTGATGACAACAAGATGATATAGGGTGAATTGGTTAGGTTGAAGCAAGAGGAGTGAAGTTCATGGTaggaatgtcagggtaagccaatcagaggcagagtaatgCAGGCCGATCCTTCGCCATCCTAGGATTCACAAATTCTCACGGAGGGGGACCTGCACGATTGAGCAGCAGCCAGGACAGCTCCCACAGACCAGACCGGCCAGACCCACCCCTCTCCAACGCTGATTTGGAGCTGTTTGTGGTCTTTTTATTCATACTTGAAAGTGAACAAATCAACAAGAAATTTTCTAGCTGAAAGTGTGTATCAGTCTTCTTGTGGTCTGTTTTTTTCCGTATATATCCACCCTAAACTTTCACAGACACCTTTAGTTCATGCATCACCATTTTTTACATGAGTATCATCTTTGGCTCTGAGCCAAGAATAAAACAAGAGGAGTGGTAGCATGTGAAGTAAACAACTTATTCAAAGAAGACACCTTTAACCCATGTCCATATCAGGAACTGAGTTGTGTTACTGTCAGACTCAAGCAGCTCTACGACGTAAAGCATGTTAGTCTTTTCCAGAGCAGCATTTTCCCACTACATGATGTCTTCACGGAGATAAAAGCTGGAAGATGACTTGGTGTTTTCAAGTTTTCTGGGTTATCCATCAGAGATATTTGGAGTTTTCAATGTTGTGGCCATTTCCTGTAAATGATAGGAAATTAAACAGTTGTTATTGTTGTGCTGCAactgaaagagaagaaaaactgtaaaacagctGAGCTAATATTTGCAATTTATGGACAAATGTATGTGGACGACAGAACAAAGTTTATGGACAAAGgaacattatttattattctgcTCTGACAGCCTTAACTCTTCTGGTCTCAGTCTTTCGACGAGGACCTGTTGAACctgctgcagggatttgctcccattcagACACAAAAGCATTCCTGAGGTCGGCAGCTAATGTTGGTGACAAGTCCTGGCTCACAGCCAGCCTTGGAGAACCTCAGGGGTCAGACCTGGGACCCTAATCAGACCAGATTTAAATTATGCTACCAGGGCTATTGGAGTCGTTTTTACTGCTGCAGGTCTTTGGTGTATGACTCAGCATCTCTTCTGTCAAAGTGGATTGGAATGATATGTGTGTACTTATTATCAGCTCTGATCACAtcttaataaaaataatcatctcCCATCTGTTTCCCAGTCAGCTATAGAATGTTTCATGAATGTTAAAAGTGGAATATTTTATTGCGGGCAGACGTGTGTGTCCACATACCTTTGGCCATATAGTGTACAGtatatgttcatgtgtgtgaTGTAAGGTGATGTCAGACCTCTCCAGTGTTGTTGTAGACGGTGACCAGCAGTTGTTCTCCAGTGCCCCAGGACTTCTGGTTCTGCCACACCAGGTCAGTGGGAGGATCGTTTCTGGCAGGATGATCTGAAGACCAGATCTGAAAAGAAGCAATGTCACAGGGTTTCAGGTTGGACTATGATTGGATCACTGCAGTGCCAAAAcacatcataaaataaaaatataatggaCCTTGTCTTTTCTTATTTCAGTCACATTTGGTGATGTTTGAATCTGAGTTTCAGTCACAGCTGTTTTCATAAAAGATTCAGCGAAGAGTTGAACAAATAATAAAGGacataaagaaacaaagagaaaaaaagataaacaaacacaataataataattaaaaaaaactcacagtgacagtgtttcCAGCCACGAGTATGAATGAGGAGGAAAATTTGTACACGATGGGTTTTCTGTTGTTGACCTGTATGTGCAATTCCCAGTCCTTCAATTCTTGGGCCTGCCAAAGGAACATGGAGCAGGAGAGAAAGGATGAGACAAAGAGATACTTATTTCATGTTCTATATGGGTCATTTCCACAAAACATCTACGTGTAAcatacagtggtggaaaaaagttttcggACACCCTTAAAATTTTACACAATCTCAAATATTATCATgaaatatttttggaaaaatctttttttgtggTTCAAAAGGCGTGGCTGCATTAGACagatacaaacaaatacaaattatatttttttgtttattgtttacaagaaaaactaacaaaactAAATTCTTGACAGTTTCAATATGTCAGTTCTCAACATTGTCGGTATCAAAGTCAACAAATNNNNNNNNNNNNNNNNNNNNNNNNNNNNNNNNNNNNNNNNNNNNNNNNNNNNNNNNNNNNNNNNNNNNNNNNNNNNNNNNNNNNNNNNNNNNNNNNNNNNNNNNNNNNNNNNNNNNNNNNNNNNNNNNNNNNNNNNNNNNNNNNNNNNNNNNNNNNNNNNNNNNNNNNNNNNNNNNNNNNNNNNNNNNNNNNNNNNNNNNNNNNNNNNNNNNNNNNNNNNNNNNNNNNNNNNNNNNNNNNNNNNNNNNNNNNNNNNNNNNNNNNNNNNNNNNNNNNNNNNNNNNNNNNNNNNNNNNNNNNNNNNNNNNNNNNNNNNNNNNNNNNNNNNNNNNNNNNNNNNNNNNNNNNNNNNNNNNNNNNNNNNNNNNNNNNNNNNNNNNNNNNNNNNNNNNNNNNNNNNNNNNNNNNNNNNNNNNNNNNNNNNNNNNNNNNNNNNNNNNNNNNNNNNNNNNNNNNNNNNNNNNNNNNNNNNNNNNNNNNNNNNNNNNNNNNNNNNNNNNNNNNNNNNNNNNNNNNNNNNNNNNNNNNNNNNNNNNNNNNNNNNNNNNNNNNNNNNNNNNNNNNNNNNNNNNNNNNNNNNNNNNNNNNNNNNNNNNNNNNNNNNNNNNNNNNNNNNNNNNNNNNNNNNNNNNNNNNNNNNNNNNNNNNNNNNNNNNNNNNNNNNNNNNNNNNNNNNNNNNNNNNNNNNNNNNNNNNNNNNNNNNNNNNNNNNNNNNNNNNNNNNNNNNNNNNNNNNNNNNNNNNNNNNNNNNNNNNNNNNNNNNNNNNNNNNNNNNNNNNNNNNNNNNNNNNNNNNNNNNNNCCCAATACTCAAAATTTCTCATGTATTTTTATGGAACCAAtcaattttaagtttttaatggcttttttaggatttatttagtattttggcTGTGACTGTACTAAAAGAAATTGCACTTGAAGACCTAAGAGTGATTCTTaatgcaatatttcacaaaTGCATGGGGTGTccgaaaacttttttccaccactgtacaGTAGTTTGTACAGTGTGTGACTCAGCATGTTAGAAGCATTGTGCTTGAGTCCTGGCAGCATCACTATCTGGGTTTGAATGACCCATTGGAGTATTCCTGTGTACACTTGGTTATTGTGCAGCTACACAGCTTACTGTACATGCTAATATAGAACTCACACAGTGTCTAGCTGCACATAAACAACATTACCTTATCGGACGTGTTGCTGAGACGAACATATTCGCCCTTCAGTTCAACCTCATCCACAGTGATGGGTCCCGTTGCTGAGTCCTGACTAGTCATGCAGATAATCTCCTGGTACGTCTGAGAGCTCCCAAGCTCCAGCATTTTGTTTGCCTCCAcctgagaaagagaaaacaaccTGGCAATAGAAGTCAAGAAGCCACAGGCTGATGCATTGAATCTCACAAAAGTTGGAAGAACACTACAATCTACAGTGTTGTTTGCTGTGGCATTAAGATTTCCCTCCAACTGAACAAAGGGGCCTTGACCAACCCCAGAAAAACAGACCTAGATCAAACATACACTAACGTATGTGGACAGGTGTGTGGCCACATACTGTTGGTCATATAATGTGTTAGTCAAcatatgtgatgtgatgtgatgtcagACCTCTCCAGTGTTGCTGTAGACGGTGACCAGCAGTTGCTCTCCAGTGCCCCAGGCTTTCTGGCTCGACCACACCAGGTCAGTAGAGCCCTCAAACCAGACACCTTGACCATGAGCCCAGATCTGAAAAACGTCACAAATTTACCATACAAGTAAACATTTACCACCATTTCACTCAGTGTTATCACTccattaaatggctgttatTAGTGCTTAACAGTATCATAGATAAGGCTCAGAAGGGTCTTGCTACTCC
Proteins encoded in this region:
- the LOC126403906 gene encoding basement membrane-specific heparan sulfate proteoglycan core protein-like is translated as MEVTALCIRLLMLEFTLLNTQKSDAVLLRVTPDRLQHFKSDAVSFDCEGSDGSTRLRMITNTVEYGADCKVERTPTGSSCTIQRASPADSGEYWCETEGGERSNSVNISVTDSAGSVILESPVLPVEEGNGVTLTCRKKKTSSNLTAGFYKDGLLIRSSSTGEMTIHSVSKSDEGLYKCHISGAGGSPESWMAVGDGSVILESPVLPVEEGNNVTLTCRKKMSSLQLTADFYKDGVLIRSSSTGEMTIHSVSKSDEGLYKCHISGAGGSPESWMAVRAHHRETCPSSDLFIHVVLVLRTVFTIVMVPLLLLLVGLLHCGKLRVTVAQT